A portion of the Hoplias malabaricus isolate fHopMal1 chromosome 1, fHopMal1.hap1, whole genome shotgun sequence genome contains these proteins:
- the LOC136703828 gene encoding calcium-activated chloride channel regulator 4A-like produces the protein MAKIFALVFLLLITLGMISGIRLDGNGYTDIIIAINPAVPDNEALIDQIKGMITSGSEYLFQALDKKVYIKEVKILVPPKWKGTYERARRETYDKANIIIDYPNPAFGNEPYTKQLKGCGEESEYIHFTQEFLLNDNLLKVYGPRGRVFVHEWAHLRWGVFDEYNEKQPFYISSTQEIQPTRCTTAITGQWYELMDRDTLSCREDKNGLPTKECQFFPDKNQKTNASIMFMQSLDSVKAFCDESEHNTEAPNLQNQKCDGKATRTVIFQDSVDRDVLKTLSPLQSPPPPPLFKVVQRGGRVVCLILDVSGSMQGERILRLQQAATLFLSDIVEEGAYVGIVKFSTDASIISPLTKIQGKASRDSLIRNLPPRADGSTNMCNGLKRGFEVLQQDDKSAVGDNVIFLTDGEATDNIQDCLQLAVDSGAIINTIAFSQSASNVLITMANQTDGKFIIAVQNLLSNQLVDAFSSFTTSDGDLTKQTIQLVSTGRVTADWFNGTVSVDRTVGNSTTFTIIYEKSPPTVYIQTPSGSVYSQTHVTNNAATKTVTLNIPGTAEPGDWKYSFLSKEPSAQTMTLTVTSQAANNDVRPVAVKAQMSQLSSDGSKPMVVFAEVSQNYIPVLGAKVIATLQSDTGNSEELYLLDNGAGADNLKDDGIYSRYFTKLKTGRYSLKVRVISQDGAPNRSPSKQSGVVYVPGYIVDGKVELNPQKPPVSVQPADVGSFSRTATGESFVVNVPPGVPPPNFPPNKITDLSAEIQGDSVLLNWTAPGEDYDQGTAKFYEIKWSYHSEMLKRNFSNAYPVNTSALQPQEAGLAEHYSFMFETIIQNGTIMFFAVRSEDKEAMKSEVSNIARGIKFVPSPRRPEISKLNLTAVVVSVLGVIILACIIVCIAIWVLKKKKKVDEENIVNMSM, from the exons GGAATGATTACTAGTGGATCAGAATATCTGTTTCAAGCCTTGGACAAGAAAGTGTACATCAAGGAAGTGAAAATACTAGTGCCACCTAAGTGGAAAGGGACATATGAAAGAGCAAGGAGAGAAACATATGATAAG GCCAACATAATCATCGATTACCCAAACCCAGCATTTGGTAATGAGCCATACACTAAACAGCTAAAAGGTTGCGGAGAAGAAAGTGAATACATTCACTTCACCCAAGAATTCCTCTTGAATGACAATCTTCTTAAAGTATATGGGCCTAGAG GAAGGGTTTTTGTGCATGAATGGGCTCACCTCAGATGGGGAGTATTTGATGAATATAATGAGAAACAGCCATTCTACATTTCATCTACCCAGGAGATACAACCCACAAG GTGTACAACAGCGATAACTGGCCAGTGGTATGAACTGATGGATAGAGATACTCTGTCTTGCCGTGAAGATAAAAATGGCTTACCCACTAAGGAATGCCAATTCTTTCCAGACAAAAATCAAAAAACAAATGCATCAATAATGTTTATGCAAAGCTTGgactct gTAAAAGCGTTTTGTGATGAAAGTGAGCACAACACTGAAGCTCCAAACTTGCAGAACCAGAAATGTGATGGTAAAGCTACACGTACAGTGATTTTTCAAGATTCCGTAGACAGGGATGTTCTTAAAACTTTAAGCCCTCTACAATCCCCGCCACCACCCCCATTGTTCAAGGTCGTCCAGAGAGGTGGTCGAGTTGTCTGTCTCATCCTTGATGTCTCTGGAAGCATGCAG GGGGAGAGAATACTTCGCCTACAGCAAGCTGCTACACTTTTCCTGAGTGACATTGTGGAGGAGGGAGCGTATGTGGGCATAGTCAAGTTCAGTACTGATGCAAGCATTATAAGCCCCTTAACCAAAATACAGGGTAAAGCCTCAAGAGACAGTTTAATTAGGAACCTTCCACCAAGAGCAGATGGATCAACAAATATGTGTAACGGACTAAAACGTGGTTTTGAG GTACTTCAGCAAGACGATAAAAGTGCAGTAGGAGATAATGTGATTTTTCTCACAGATGGGGAAGCCACAGACAACATTCAGGATTGTTTGCAGTTAGCTGTGGACAGTGGTGCTATTATTAACACTATAGCCTTTAGTCAGAGTGCCTCTAATGTGCTGATCACCATGGCAAATCAGACAG ATGGAAAGTTCATCATAGCTGTTCAGAATTTGCTTTCCAACCAACTTGTGGATGCCTTTTCTTCATTTACAACGTCAGATGGGGATCTCACCAAACAGACCATCCAG CTTGTCAGCACTGGAAGGGTCACAGCTGATTGGTTCAACGGAACAGTGTCAGTTGATCGCACTGTGGGAAACAGCACCACCTTTACAATTATCTATGAAAAAAGTCCCCCCACTGTGTACATACAGACACCAAGTGGTTCAGTTTATAGTCAGACCCACGTCACAAATAATGCAGCTACTAAGACAGTCACTTTAAATATTCCTGGAACTGCAGAG CCTGGTGACTGGAAATACAGCTTCCTCAGCAAGGAACCTTCTGCTCAAACAATGACTTTAACGGTAACCAGCCAGGCAGCAAATAATGATGTTCGTCCAGTTGCAGTTAAGGCCCAAATGAGCCAGTTAAGCAGTGATGGTAGTAAACCCATGGTAGTGTTTGCTGAAGTCAGTCAGAATTACATTCCTGTGCTGGGAGCAAAGGTCATAGCCACTCTGCAGTCAGATACAGGAAACTCTGAAGAATTATACCTCTTGGATAACGGAGCAG gagcTGATAATTTGAAAGATGATGGCATCTATTCTAGATATTTCACAAAACTAAAGACAGGAAGGTACAGCCTGAAAGTGCGGGTCATAAGCCAAGATGGAGCCCCCAATCGTTCACCCAGCAAACAGAGTGGTGTTGTGTATGTTCCTGGATATATTGTAGATG GTAAAGTAGAGCTGAACCCTCAGAAGCCCCCAGTCAGTGTGCAGCCAGCAGATGTGGGAAGCTTTAGTAGAACAGCCACTGGAGAAAGCTTTGTGGTGAATGTGCCCCCAGGTGTACCCCCACCTAACTTCCCTCCAAACAAAATCACAGATCTGAGTGCTGAAATACAAGGGGACAGTGTGCTTCTCAACTGGACAGCTCCTGGCGAGGACTATGATCAAGGAACAG CAAAATTCTACGAAATTAAATGGAGCTACCATTCGGAGATGCTTAAGAGGAATTTCAGCAATGCGTATCCAGTAAACACCTCTGCCCTCCAGCCACAAGAGGCTGGTTTGGCTGAACATTATTCCTTCATGTTTGAGACCATAATCCAAAATGGCACCATAATGTTCTTTGCTGTTCGATCCGAGGATAAGGAAGCGATGAAGTCGGAGGTATCAAACATTGCTCGAGGGATAAAATTTGTTCCAAGCCCCAGACGACCAGAAATTTCAAAACTGAACCTGACCGCTGTAGTGGTCTCAGTACTTGGGGTAATTATATTGGCATGCATCATAGTGTGTATAGCCATATGggtattgaaaaaaaaaaagaaagttgaTGAAGAGAATATTGTAAATATGAGTATGTAG